The proteins below come from a single Dinghuibacter silviterrae genomic window:
- a CDS encoding DUF6625 family protein — protein MSRIAIFVVWVGPLPNGFSFWLDTARRQPFDLIFITDQPRPEGAGDVTWVPTTLAALREGLSRLIGYPVSLEYPYKLSEYRPFWGLLYQDLIEGYDYWGHTDLDMVFGDMTPFLEEALQGQPDKVFNRGHFGLFRNIPRVNEVCFPEAVERLRFVFQTQESCGFDEWLGIGRVAQKAGLKMYLEEIVADIRPNDYRFRCTAGAGNSYEHEVFLLENGELVRYYVTGGAVQAKRYAYIHFQKRRMSFPEHYDPGKTYQVGIGGIREIRAFGGTPAEVRRLDGRDYIHAFRRLVKRARIRLGLAPRSLNLYLSTLEYT, from the coding sequence ATGTCCCGAATCGCCATATTCGTCGTCTGGGTAGGGCCCCTGCCCAACGGCTTCTCCTTTTGGCTGGATACGGCCAGGAGACAACCTTTTGACCTGATTTTCATTACCGACCAGCCCCGGCCTGAAGGGGCGGGTGACGTGACGTGGGTCCCCACCACCCTTGCGGCGTTGAGGGAGGGGCTTTCCCGGTTGATCGGCTACCCGGTCTCCCTGGAGTACCCGTACAAGCTCTCGGAGTACAGACCCTTCTGGGGACTGTTGTACCAGGACCTGATCGAGGGGTATGACTATTGGGGGCACACGGACCTGGATATGGTCTTTGGGGACATGACGCCCTTTCTGGAAGAGGCCTTGCAGGGACAACCGGACAAGGTCTTTAACCGGGGGCACTTCGGGTTGTTCCGGAACATCCCCAGGGTCAACGAGGTTTGTTTCCCCGAAGCCGTGGAACGCCTCCGCTTTGTGTTCCAGACCCAGGAATCCTGTGGTTTTGACGAATGGCTCGGGATCGGAAGGGTGGCGCAAAAGGCCGGGCTCAAAATGTACCTGGAGGAAATCGTGGCCGACATCCGGCCCAACGACTACCGGTTCCGGTGCACCGCGGGCGCGGGCAACAGCTATGAACACGAGGTTTTCCTCCTGGAAAACGGCGAACTGGTCCGTTACTACGTGACCGGCGGGGCCGTCCAGGCAAAACGATACGCGTATATCCATTTTCAAAAAAGAAGGATGTCCTTCCCCGAACACTACGATCCCGGGAAAACCTACCAGGTCGGCATCGGCGGGATCCGGGAAATCCGGGCCTTTGGGGGCACCCCCGCGGAGGTGCGGCGTCTCGATGGCAGGGACTATATCCACGCCTTCCGGCGGCTGGTCAAACGGGCCAGGATCCGCCTGGGGCTTGCGCCGCGGTCGCTGAACCTTTACCTAAGCACACTCGAATACACTTGA